Proteins found in one Sorghum bicolor cultivar BTx623 chromosome 1, Sorghum_bicolor_NCBIv3, whole genome shotgun sequence genomic segment:
- the LOC110436990 gene encoding UDP-glucose 6-dehydrogenase 5, with translation MVKICCIGAGYVGGPTMAVIALKCPDIEVVVVDISKPRIEAWNSDTLPIYEPGLDDVVKQCRGKNLFFSTDVEKHVAEADIIFVSVNTPTKTRGLGAGKAADLTYWESAARMIADVSKSDKIVVEKSTVPVKTAEAIEKILTHNSKGINYQILSNPEFLAEGTAIEDLFKPDRVLIGGRETPEGRKAVQALKDVYAHWVPEDRILTTNLWSAELSKLAANAFLAQRISSVNAISALCEATGANVSEVAYAVGKDTRIGPKFLNASVGFGGSCFQKDILNLVYICECNGLPEVAHYWKQVIKINDYQKSRFVNRVVSSMFNTVAGKKIAVLGFAFKKDTGDTRETPAIDVCKGLLGDKAQISIYDPQVTEDQIQRDLAMNKFDWDHPMHLQPTSPTAVKQVSCVWDAYEATKGAHGLCILTEWDEFKTLDYQKIFDNMQKPAFVFDGRNIVDPEKLREIGFIVYSIGKPLDAWLKDMPAVA, from the coding sequence ATGGTGAAGATCTGCTGCATCGGTGCTGGCTATGTCGGTGGCCCGACCATGGCCGTCATTGCCCTCAAGTGCCCAGACATTGAGGTTGTCGTTGTTGACATCTCCAAGCCCCGCATTGAGGCCTGGAACAGTGACACCCTCCCGATCTACGAGCCTGGTCTCGATGATGTTGTGAAGCAGTGCAGGGGCAAGAACCTCTTCTTCAGCACTGATGTTGAGAAGCACGTCGCTGAGGCTGACATTATCTTTGTCTCGGTGAACACCCCCACCAAGACCCGTGGACTTGGAGCTGGCAAGGCTGCCGACCTCACCTACTGGGAGAGTGCTGCTCGTATGATCGCTGATGTCTCTAAGTCTGACAAGATTGTTGTTGAGAAGTCCACTGTCCCTGTCAAGACTGCTGAGGctattgagaagatcttgaccCACAACAGCAAGGGCATCAACTACCAGATCCTTTCCAACCCAGAGTTCCTTGCTGAGGGCACTGCTATTGAGGACCTGTTCAAGCCTGACAGAGTGCTCATCGGTGGCCGGGAGACCCCTGAGGGCAGGAAGGCTGTCCAGGCTCTCAAGGATGTGTACGCTCACTGGGTTCCTGAGGACAGGATCCTCACCACCAACCTGTGGTCTGCTGAGCTCTCCAAGCTTGCTGCCAACGCGTTCTTGGCACAGAGGATCTCCTCTGTGAATGCCATCTCTGCGCTCTGTGAGGCCACTGGTGCCAATGTGTCTGAGGTGGCTTACGCCGTGGGCAAGGACACCAGAATTGGCCCTAAGTTCCTGAACGCCAGTGTTGGGTTTGGTGGCTCTTGCTTCCAGAAGGACATCCTGAACTTGGTGTACATCTGCGAGTGCAATGGCCTGCCCGAGGTGGCCCACTACTGGAAGCAggtgatcaagatcaacgaCTACCAGAAGAGCCGGTTCGTCAACCGCGTCGTGTCCTCCATGTTCAACACCGTTGCCGGCAAGAAGATCGCCGTCCTCGGCTTCGCCTTCAAGAAGGACACCGGTGACACCAGGGAGACCCCGGCCATTGACGTCTGCAAGGGCCTGTTGGGTGACAAGGCTCAGATCAGCATCTACGACCCCCAGGTGACGGAGGACCAGATCCAGCGGGACCTGGCCATGAACAAGTTCGACTGGGACCACCCGATGCACCTGCAGCCGACGAGCCCCACGGCCGTGAAGCAGGTGAGCTGCGTGTGGGACGCGTACGAGGCCACCAAGGGTGCCCACGGTCTGTGCATCCTGACCGAGTGGGACGAGTTCAAGACCCTGGACTACCAGAAGATCTTCGACAACATGCAGAAGCCTGCCTTCGTCTTCGACGGTCGCAACATTGTCGACCCCGAGAAGCTGAGGGAGATCGGCTTCATCGTCTACTCCATCGGCAAGCCCCTCGACGCCTGGCTTAAGGACATGCCCGCGGTCGCTTAA
- the LOC8086215 gene encoding probable WRKY transcription factor 48, with product MAGAAGDRSEDVGADWPFGGGAADAFTEYSSVFAELGWPGGLLASGELPVLDLPDPAAPLPSSSQLLSIEPSEDPAPARSGDAGASSSSSGDGDGAAPGNDDDDRKAAPAAEAAGRKPAAATAKKGQKRPRQPRFAFMTKSEIDHLEDGYRWRKYGQKAVKNSPFPRSYYRCTNSKCTVKKRVERSSTDPSVVITTYEGQHCHHIGPFQRGGGGGGGGAATARYHSAAAVALAEQMSSSSSFIPARQLYSLPPLHPPQSSLSSEAVVSSAATTSFHQHVNDGDELRQASYSSRVSMAQSPSTPSSVPPAISVEKAGLLDDMVPHGVRHGTP from the exons ATGGCCGGCGCCGCCGGCGACAGATCGGAGGACGTCGGCGCCGACTGGCCATTCGGTGGCGGCGCCGCCGACGCCTTCACGGAGTACTCGTCCGTGTTCGCGGAGCTCGGCTGGCCGGGCGGCCTTCTAGCCAGCGGGGAGCTCCCGGTGCTGGATCTGCCCGACCCAGCAGCACCGCTGCCGTCGTCGTCGCAGCTGCTGTCCATAGAGCCGTCGGAGGACCCGGCGCCCGCCCGGTCGGGCGACGCCGGCGCGTCGTCGAGCTCGAGCGGGGACGGCGACGGCGCCGCGCCgggcaacgacgacgacgatcggAAGGCGGCGCCGGCCGCCGAGGCAGC GGGTAGgaagccggcggcggcgacggcgaagaAGGGGCAGAAGCGGCCGCGACAGCCGCGGTTCGCGTTCATGACAAAGAGCGAGATCGATCACCTCGAGGACGGCTACAGATGGAGGAAGTATGGCCAGAAAGCTGTCAAGAACAGCCCTTTCCCAAG GAGTTACTACAGATGCACCAACAGCAAATGCACGGTGAAGAAGCGCGTGGAGCGGTCCTCCACCGATCCCTCCGTGGTCATCACCACCTACGAGGGCCAGCACTGCCACCACATTGGTCCATTccaacgcggcggcggcggcggcggcggaggcgcagCCACGGCGCGCTACCACAGCGCGGCGGCCGTGGCACTAGCGGAGCAAATGTCTTCATCGTCGTCGTTCATCCCAGCGCGGCAGCTCTACAGCTTGCCGCCGTTGCACCCACCACAGAGCTCCCTGTCCTCAGAAGCCGTCGTTAGCTCGGCGGCGACTACATCTTTTCATCAGCATGTTAACGACGGCGACGAGCTGCGGCAGGCTAGCTACAGCTCGAGGGTGTCCATGGCGCAGTCGCCATCAACTCCATCGTCGGTGCCTCCGGCCATTTCAGTTGAGAAGGCCGGGCTACTGGACGATATGGTGCCCCATGGTGTGAGGCATGGAACACCATGA